TGTGCTAATTGCTTGActtctattttgattaatgaGGTTCACGGAGTAACATGTTAATCTATGTTAGGAAGCAAGTTAGCTATAACTTTGGCTGCAACATCATCTGCTTTGGCTCTTTTGCTGGTTATTGCAACGGTTGTCTTCATTGTGAGGAAGAATGTACTAAAGAGGAGGGGAGGTACCTATTTTGATATATGAGATTTTGAAAGACTTTGTTTGGACTCTGGAATTAATATATAGCTTACTTGATCTGGCATTTGTTTCAGAGAGAGAGCAACTAGGCCCTTTGTTGGCCACTGTGAACAACTCCAAACTCAATTATTCGTATGAAGTTCTTGAAAAGGCCACAAATTACTTTCACCATTCCAAGAAACTGGGTCAAGGAGGATCTGGTTCTGTTTACAAGGTAATTTTAGGTCTACTTTTTggagactttttatttttgcaaatgAAATTAACTAGGTACATTTCTTTGTGTCAATATAGGGAGTTTTGCCAGATGGGAAGGTTGTTGCCATTAAGAGGCTTTTCTTCAATACCAGACAATGGGTGGATCATTTCTTCAATGAAGTCAATTTGATCAGCGACATCCATCACAAAAATCTTGTAAAGTTGTTGGGATGCAGTATTGCAGGCCCTGAAAGCCTTCTTGTTTATGAATATGTGCCAAATCAAAGCCTCCATGATTACTTTTCTGGTTGTAATTTAATCTTGAATTACTATTTATGTAAGAATAAAACCCTTTCTCACTTAATTTATGTACTTACAAGTGTCTCCTTATTTGGTTCAGCGAAAAGGAAGTTACAGCTGCTAAAATGGGAGGTGAGGTATAAGATCATATTGGGTACGGCTGAGGGCTTGGCCTATCTCCACGAAGAATTAGAAACGAGAATCATTCATAGAGACATTAAATTAAGCAATATACTGCTTGAAGAAGACTTCACGGCAAAGATTGCAGATTTTGGACTTGCTAGATTATTTCCAGAAGATAAGACACACATCAGCACTGGCATTGCTGGCACACTGTAAGTGCAAGACCatctttggttttctttcttGGTCCGGAATAGCATTTATCATTCCTGTGTTTAATGTCCTCCTCATGTGGGAAAAATTCTTTTGTCTTGGTCCTTAAGGTTTTTCCTAGTTATTTCTTTTTGTAACATGAACAGATATTTCATCATTACATTATATATGCAATTCAGGCAATGCCATGCTTGTCTCTGTGCATTTTAAAGGATGTTTAGATGAACACCTCCAATCTGTGTTAGTTAACTACTCTCTCGGTGCCATTGTTACGAAGTGTTTCATATAATGTATTAATTCAGGGGACGGTAGAACCAAAGTTGATATTCTCATTATAAACAGGTAATTGTTCATTGTGTTATATAATTATATGTTAGGTACATACTAAGAAAGCATTAGTTTTTCCAGGATCAAATTTTTAGTCTTATTTTCAAGTCCTTTTTGTTTATTGGAAAGTATTACCACAGTGAAAAAGACAATATTAGTAAAGTATCAATTCCTCTTCCTTTTGTTCTGTTCACAGATTGACATTCCACCCTTACAGCTTTGCAGTATACAATGTAATATCTCTGCTTACAAATACATCTCTTATTTGACATTAATCATATTTGCATATGTAGAGGTTACATTGCCCCAGAGTATGTTATTCGCGGCATATTGACAGAGAAAGCAGACGTTTACAGTTTCGGTGCTCTGGTAATTGAAGTTGTATCTGGAAAAAGGAACAATACCTTCTTTCAATATTCACATTCCATCATACAAATGGtaatcttttttcctttggCATTTCTGCTAATTTAGGCTTCAATGACAAATAATCCTCCCCTAACAAAACCTTCTTACTTCCTATCTTTTTTAAAGGTCTGGAACCTTTATGGAATAGGTAGGGTATGCGAAGCTGTTGATCCAGCCTTAGAGGGTCAGTTCCAAGAAGAGGAGGCATCTCGATTACTTCAAATTGGGCTACTATGTGTACAAGCCTCTGCGGAGCTGCGGCCATCAATGTCAACGGTAGTGAAAATGTTATCTGATAATCAAGAAATTCCTCAGCCAACACATCCGCCGTTTCTCAATTCCAGCAGTGCAGAAATCAGTCAATCTAGACCATCTAGAACTTACAATTCTCAGCCTGAGTCCTACACTCACACTTCAGGGAACAACTCAACAGAAAGTGGGATTAAGCCTATATAAATACTTAAACCTTCTTAAACATATTTAACTTTATTCCCTTGCTTTAAATTCTTTCATTCGATCCATTCCACCGGGTGTGGCTGTTGCCAACTTGAAGGTTCTCTGCTTCCAGGATTTTCTATCCCACGTTTTTGCTACTTGAATTGGTAGCACAATGGAATTTGTTTGCTCAAAGATACTACAATACAAGCTGAAATGGTTTGAGTGACTCAGAGCTGTTTGTAATAGTCCCCGGTGGCATGGACGACGCTACAGGTTATTCAGGgaggttcaaatgaaccccctgacttcaaatttatatatatatatatatatatatatgcaaaatattttgtttagtttaatactttaatttattcttaaaaatgtttttttttttttttgacacctTGACTTAAATCTTGTACACCCTTATTACAAGTATATCAGCCtctaaaggtaaaaattaagtgtttgtgaatgGTAAGTTTcactctttattataaatttatattatatgtgtgtgagtgtgtcaaatatattactttttattataatgttatttgtgtgaattatgatgtgtgtatagtataaatatataatataatttaacaattaggaaatagagagaatttttttttttacatgtttgtgtattgttatcatattataatatatatatatatatatatatatattttttttttttaagttagtaaaattcaagaaaaaaattgtaaagttagtgattgtttAAGCATTTGATTAGTTAAGTAGACACGTAGTAGATAATATTATGTAATATGAATAAGTATGATTGTGTGTGTCAATAATTAATACGGAGCCAATGAATTGAGAATTGAGAttagtcatttagtttaaaatatttttataaaaacaaaaataaatagataataacaactACATAAAGATAAGAAATGTTAggcaaatttaaaaaaataaaatggtcataagCTCGTAGCTACCCACATTGATAATAGACACTCATAATGAACTATTAcgtaacaattcaaaatttgaaaacttgtaaaaagaaattgtaaaatttcgtgttttattattatttttttgtcaataacttaatatattcaaattatctttttattaaattttttttaatttaagtttcttaatgacccccctaaacaaaattccTGGAGCCGCCACTACCCGGTAGCCCTTGTGAATATCATAGGATACAGAGTCATGTACCACTCCAACCTACATCGACCATCTACTAAAATACTAAGTTAGAACTAGATTGTTGTATTGTTTCATGATGTTTCAACCATTTGGATAGCTGAATGCCTTCCGTAAACTTCAAGAAAGCTGCTTGCTGATACTATTTTTT
This genomic stretch from Quercus lobata isolate SW786 chromosome 3, ValleyOak3.0 Primary Assembly, whole genome shotgun sequence harbors:
- the LOC115982605 gene encoding cysteine-rich receptor-like protein kinase 3, which encodes MFNSLFLLILVLCLFVNPCLSDPRATEAALICTNKTSPMPQRQTYISNFLAAMTTVTPLIATQRYAAVVNGTGNTTVYAFGECMKDLTKNDCDLCFARCKTQILRCLPFQRAIRGGRLFYDGCYLRYDDYYFFNEALSVQDKTVCGAQEFVGNGSVFSANVNQLVMNLSVEAPKFDGFSVGFVTKENVTVYGLAQCWEFVNGSDCEYCLANAVSNISSCTPKEEGRVLNTGCYLRYSTEKFYYNSTEPVRNSNQGSKLAITLAATSSALALLLVIATVVFIVRKNVLKRRGEREQLGPLLATVNNSKLNYSYEVLEKATNYFHHSKKLGQGGSGSVYKGVLPDGKVVAIKRLFFNTRQWVDHFFNEVNLISDIHHKNLVKLLGCSIAGPESLLVYEYVPNQSLHDYFSAKRKLQLLKWEVRYKIILGTAEGLAYLHEELETRIIHRDIKLSNILLEEDFTAKIADFGLARLFPEDKTHISTGIAGTLGYIAPEYVIRGILTEKADVYSFGALVIEVVSGKRNNTFFQYSHSIIQMVWNLYGIGRVCEAVDPALEGQFQEEEASRLLQIGLLCVQASAELRPSMSTVVKMLSDNQEIPQPTHPPFLNSSSAEISQSRPSRTYNSQPESYTHTSGNNSTESGIKPI